One genomic region from Entelurus aequoreus isolate RoL-2023_Sb linkage group LG14, RoL_Eaeq_v1.1, whole genome shotgun sequence encodes:
- the LOC133664489 gene encoding uncharacterized protein LOC133664489 isoform X1 has protein sequence MVGLHYTGSTRTCRLLRDQRTLQRPTSEDLSAPSCADHAVNADGGQALLWNKEVKRTRLDWTTHTKYSVLCSEHFERSCFEEGPLRMAEMGISTRRLVLKKGAKPTIFDRPRTSPEHPTPSISGQTGHMRSAFAKRERKRTIDQIMDSTTTASVADAVDEPMAMALDLPDEEGDQDQGNTREQGCQTDWVPIGTAPTAMTSSKSTQTGKIHHRSKGHQVTPDILERVRARPARVSEVPLSSVAAPSDSPEMQTNIAAPGVSGMQAKLRPPPALFDEGPASSPTAPFVGGSSDDSYVPSESTTSDPCQSDGSPDRPCTHQMHEEGCHKEPKYIIFESCLQSLVKWCHCPVCGSQDISPSWDSNGTQLTMTLQCASCDQRSSWSSQPNIGPYAAGNILLSAGILFAGASSGKVLQVLNSIGVVTYVKRTFFNHQELILQPAIKKVWEEQQRTHLTMLQVEGRPLVLGGDGRADSPGHSAKFGTYTTMELVANVVLDLQVVQSNECLGSYHMEMEGLKRMVELLISWDLDVGVLVTDRHRQIAKWIRENMPNTRHCYDIWHVAKSIGKKLKAIAKHKDCEDLKPWVQSIINHLYWAAVSTPPGEGELLVAKWKSVERHIQNIHKDHGDLFPICTHGQLQRQKKWLKQSSRSAVKLEEVVNNKSLLKDIAMLSGEHQTSKVEAFHSLIIQFAPKMYVFSYIGMLCRNLLAGLHWNENSSRPIATTQAGAERYAVRYPKYKAGGHVVKKIATEPTYRYVDDLIREVVAGCRQTPDERTPLSVTVDVPPFLCDELEKPDKEEAIAKHRSRFGKCEMPSR, from the exons atggcggccaagctttactatggaacaaagaagtcaagcgaacacggttggattggacgacacatacgaagtacagtgtattatgcagcgaacatttcgaaagatcatgtttcgaagagggtcccttgcgaatggcagaaatgggaatcagcactcgtcgactcgtgctgaagaaaggtgcgaagccaactattttcgatagaccacggacaagtccggagcacccgaccccctccataagcggacagactgggcacatgaggtctgcatttgccaaaagggaaaggaagagg acaatagatcagatcatggacagtacgactacggcatcagtggcggatgcggtggatgaaccaatggcaatggcactagatttgcctgatgaggagggcgatcaagatcag ggaaatacaagagaacaaggatgccagacggactgggtaccgattgggacagcaccaacagcaatgaccagtagcaagagcacccaaacagggaaaatacatcatagatcaaagg gacaccaggtgaccccagatatcctcgagagggttagagctcggccggccagggttagtgaagtcccattgtcaagtgtagcagctccatctgacagccccgagatgcagactaacatagcagctccaggtgtgtctggaatgcaagccaagctacgaccacctcctgcattgtttgatgaaggaccagcatcaagtcccactgcgccttttgttggtggttcttccgatgacagctatgtgccgagtgagtcaacgacatcggatccgtgtcaatctgacgggtcgccagatcgcccatgtactcaccagatgcatgaagagggctgccacaaggaaccgaagtacatcatctttgagtcgtgcctccagagtctcgtcaagtggtgtcactgtccagtctgtggcagccaggacataagcccttcttgggattcgaacggtacacagctgaccatgactcttcaatgtgcatcatgtgaccagaggagtagttggagcagccagccaaacattggcccttatgccgcgggcaacatcctgctgtctgctggcatcctcttcgctggggcatcttctggcaaggtgttgcaagtgctgaacagcatcggagtggtcacgtatgtgaagaggacatttttcaaccaccaggagctcatcctgcagccagccatcaaaaaggtgtgggaggaacagcaacggacgcacctcaccatgctgcaggtggaaggccgacccctcgtccttggtggtgatgggcgagcagacagtccgggacacagcgccaagttcggtacctacaccacaatggagcttgtggccaatgtggttctcgaccttcaggttgtacag agcaacgaatgtcttggcagctaccatatggagatggaaggactgaagaggatggtggaactgctgatcagctgggacctggatgtcggggtgctggtgacagacagacacagacagatcgctaaatggattcgtgaaaacatgcccaatacacggcactgctatgacatctggcatgttgcaaaat ccatcggaaagaaactgaaggccatcgccaagcataaggactgtgaagacctgaagccctgggtgcaaagtataatcaaccacctctactgggcagcagtgtctacaccgcctggagagggggaacttctggttgccaagtggaagtctgtggagcgacacattcagaacatccacaaggaccatggcgacctcttcccaatttgtactcatggacaactgcaacggcaaaagaaatggctcaaacaaa gttcacgctcagcagtgaaactggaggaggtggtcaacaacaagtccctgctaaaagatatcgccatgctgtcgggtgaacaccagacttccaaggtggaggcgttccatagccttatcatacag ttcgcaccgaaaatgtatgtcttctcatacatcggaatgctgtgcag gaacctgcttgctgggctgcactggaacgaaaattcgagccgccctatagccactacacaagcgggtgctgagcgctatgcagtacgctacccgaagtataaagcagggggccatgtggtcaagaaaatcgcgacagagccaacatacc gctacgtagatgacttgatcagggaggttgttgctggctgcagacagacccctgacgagagaacaccactcagcgtcactgtggatgtgcctcccttcctctgcgatgaactggagaagccagacaaggaggaagccatcgccaagcacaggagtcgcttcggtaagtgtgaaatgccctcccggtaa
- the LOC133664489 gene encoding uncharacterized protein LOC133664489 isoform X2, with protein sequence MSHLALKDGGQALLWNKEVKRTRLDWTTHTKYSVLCSEHFERSCFEEGPLRMAEMGISTRRLVLKKGAKPTIFDRPRTSPEHPTPSISGQTGHMRSAFAKRERKRTIDQIMDSTTTASVADAVDEPMAMALDLPDEEGDQDQGNTREQGCQTDWVPIGTAPTAMTSSKSTQTGKIHHRSKGHQVTPDILERVRARPARVSEVPLSSVAAPSDSPEMQTNIAAPGVSGMQAKLRPPPALFDEGPASSPTAPFVGGSSDDSYVPSESTTSDPCQSDGSPDRPCTHQMHEEGCHKEPKYIIFESCLQSLVKWCHCPVCGSQDISPSWDSNGTQLTMTLQCASCDQRSSWSSQPNIGPYAAGNILLSAGILFAGASSGKVLQVLNSIGVVTYVKRTFFNHQELILQPAIKKVWEEQQRTHLTMLQVEGRPLVLGGDGRADSPGHSAKFGTYTTMELVANVVLDLQVVQSNECLGSYHMEMEGLKRMVELLISWDLDVGVLVTDRHRQIAKWIRENMPNTRHCYDIWHVAKSIGKKLKAIAKHKDCEDLKPWVQSIINHLYWAAVSTPPGEGELLVAKWKSVERHIQNIHKDHGDLFPICTHGQLQRQKKWLKQSSRSAVKLEEVVNNKSLLKDIAMLSGEHQTSKVEAFHSLIIQFAPKMYVFSYIGMLCRNLLAGLHWNENSSRPIATTQAGAERYAVRYPKYKAGGHVVKKIATEPTYRYVDDLIREVVAGCRQTPDERTPLSVTVDVPPFLCDELEKPDKEEAIAKHRSRFGKCEMPSR encoded by the exons atggcggccaagctttactatggaacaaagaagtcaagcgaacacggttggattggacgacacatacgaagtacagtgtattatgcagcgaacatttcgaaagatcatgtttcgaagagggtcccttgcgaatggcagaaatgggaatcagcactcgtcgactcgtgctgaagaaaggtgcgaagccaactattttcgatagaccacggacaagtccggagcacccgaccccctccataagcggacagactgggcacatgaggtctgcatttgccaaaagggaaaggaagagg acaatagatcagatcatggacagtacgactacggcatcagtggcggatgcggtggatgaaccaatggcaatggcactagatttgcctgatgaggagggcgatcaagatcag ggaaatacaagagaacaaggatgccagacggactgggtaccgattgggacagcaccaacagcaatgaccagtagcaagagcacccaaacagggaaaatacatcatagatcaaagg gacaccaggtgaccccagatatcctcgagagggttagagctcggccggccagggttagtgaagtcccattgtcaagtgtagcagctccatctgacagccccgagatgcagactaacatagcagctccaggtgtgtctggaatgcaagccaagctacgaccacctcctgcattgtttgatgaaggaccagcatcaagtcccactgcgccttttgttggtggttcttccgatgacagctatgtgccgagtgagtcaacgacatcggatccgtgtcaatctgacgggtcgccagatcgcccatgtactcaccagatgcatgaagagggctgccacaaggaaccgaagtacatcatctttgagtcgtgcctccagagtctcgtcaagtggtgtcactgtccagtctgtggcagccaggacataagcccttcttgggattcgaacggtacacagctgaccatgactcttcaatgtgcatcatgtgaccagaggagtagttggagcagccagccaaacattggcccttatgccgcgggcaacatcctgctgtctgctggcatcctcttcgctggggcatcttctggcaaggtgttgcaagtgctgaacagcatcggagtggtcacgtatgtgaagaggacatttttcaaccaccaggagctcatcctgcagccagccatcaaaaaggtgtgggaggaacagcaacggacgcacctcaccatgctgcaggtggaaggccgacccctcgtccttggtggtgatgggcgagcagacagtccgggacacagcgccaagttcggtacctacaccacaatggagcttgtggccaatgtggttctcgaccttcaggttgtacag agcaacgaatgtcttggcagctaccatatggagatggaaggactgaagaggatggtggaactgctgatcagctgggacctggatgtcggggtgctggtgacagacagacacagacagatcgctaaatggattcgtgaaaacatgcccaatacacggcactgctatgacatctggcatgttgcaaaat ccatcggaaagaaactgaaggccatcgccaagcataaggactgtgaagacctgaagccctgggtgcaaagtataatcaaccacctctactgggcagcagtgtctacaccgcctggagagggggaacttctggttgccaagtggaagtctgtggagcgacacattcagaacatccacaaggaccatggcgacctcttcccaatttgtactcatggacaactgcaacggcaaaagaaatggctcaaacaaa gttcacgctcagcagtgaaactggaggaggtggtcaacaacaagtccctgctaaaagatatcgccatgctgtcgggtgaacaccagacttccaaggtggaggcgttccatagccttatcatacag ttcgcaccgaaaatgtatgtcttctcatacatcggaatgctgtgcag gaacctgcttgctgggctgcactggaacgaaaattcgagccgccctatagccactacacaagcgggtgctgagcgctatgcagtacgctacccgaagtataaagcagggggccatgtggtcaagaaaatcgcgacagagccaacatacc gctacgtagatgacttgatcagggaggttgttgctggctgcagacagacccctgacgagagaacaccactcagcgtcactgtggatgtgcctcccttcctctgcgatgaactggagaagccagacaaggaggaagccatcgccaagcacaggagtcgcttcggtaagtgtgaaatgccctcccggtaa